TTTTAGGTGTCGGGCAAATCGCTAACCTTGGAATCAATTGTGCGGGGCTTTATAGCACGATAAATTTTGCAGTGAACACTAATTTTGCCATTCGTTTTATTTTAGAAGGCAGGTATGTGCTCAATATATATGCTACTGTTGCCCGGGTCGTTGAAAAAGAACGGAAAAAATATTACGGGATAAGATTTAATAAGGTAGATTTTTTGCAGGAAGAGAATCTCAAAGAGTTCCTCGAAAAAAAATTGCTG
This genomic stretch from Candidatus Liberimonas magnetica harbors:
- a CDS encoding PilZ domain-containing protein translates to MYKDSDPEDQEQMKSEAKERRKTQRIEVKNIPVEIFDADGLTILGVGQIANLGINCAGLYSTINFAVNTNFAIRFILEGRYVLNIYATVARVVEKERKKYYGIRFNKVDFLQEENLKEFLEKKLLENKTS